A genomic window from Terriglobales bacterium includes:
- a CDS encoding IscS subfamily cysteine desulfurase, producing the protein MSTNGNGNLPVGVKLPIYMDNHATTPVDPRVLQEMMPFFTGKFGNAASRNHEFGWEAEAAVEQARERIAKLIGATAKEIIFTSGATESDNLAIKGVAEMYKEKGNHIITVVDEHKAVLDTCKRLEKYGYRVTYLPVQKDGLIDLEDLKRAMDDKTILVTIMYANNEIGVIQPVAEIGKLCHEKGVIFHSDATQAVGKVPVNVIKDNIDVMSISAHKMYGPKGVGALYVRRKNPRVQLVAQMDGGGHERGMRSGTLNVPGIVGLGKCCDIALTDMPQESCRLAGLRNRLKDKIFAELDEVYINGSMEHRLPGNLNISFAYVEGESLLMGINDIAVSSGSACTSATLEPSYVLKALGAGDDLAHSSIRFGLGRFNTEAEVDYVAARVIETVKRLRELSPLYEMAKEGIDLKQVKWAAE; encoded by the coding sequence ATGAGCACCAACGGCAATGGAAACCTCCCCGTGGGCGTGAAGCTGCCCATTTACATGGACAATCACGCCACCACCCCGGTCGATCCGCGGGTGCTGCAAGAGATGATGCCGTTCTTCACCGGCAAGTTCGGCAACGCGGCCAGCCGCAACCACGAGTTCGGCTGGGAGGCGGAAGCCGCGGTGGAACAGGCGCGCGAGCGCATCGCCAAGCTGATCGGGGCGACCGCGAAAGAGATCATCTTCACCTCGGGCGCCACCGAGAGCGACAACCTGGCCATCAAGGGCGTCGCCGAGATGTACAAGGAGAAGGGCAACCACATCATCACCGTGGTGGACGAGCACAAGGCCGTGCTCGACACCTGCAAGCGCCTGGAGAAGTACGGCTACCGGGTCACGTACCTGCCGGTGCAGAAAGACGGGCTCATCGACCTGGAAGACCTGAAGCGGGCGATGGACGATAAGACCATCCTCGTGACCATCATGTACGCCAACAATGAGATCGGCGTCATCCAGCCGGTAGCGGAGATCGGCAAGTTGTGCCACGAGAAGGGCGTGATCTTCCACTCCGACGCCACCCAGGCGGTGGGCAAGGTGCCGGTGAACGTGATCAAGGACAACATCGACGTCATGAGCATCTCGGCCCACAAGATGTACGGGCCGAAGGGCGTGGGCGCCTTGTACGTGCGGCGCAAGAATCCGCGGGTGCAGCTGGTGGCGCAGATGGACGGCGGCGGGCACGAGCGCGGCATGCGTTCGGGCACGCTGAACGTGCCGGGGATCGTGGGACTGGGCAAGTGCTGCGACATCGCCCTGACCGACATGCCGCAGGAATCCTGCCGGCTGGCGGGCCTGCGCAACCGGCTCAAGGACAAGATCTTCGCCGAACTGGACGAGGTGTACATCAACGGCAGCATGGAGCACCGGCTGCCGGGGAACCTGAACATCAGTTTCGCCTACGTGGAAGGCGAGTCGCTGCTGATGGGCATCAATGACATCGCGGTCTCGAGCGGCAGCGCATGCACCTCGGCGACCCTGGAGCCATCTTATGTATTAAAGGCTCTGGGAGCAGGCGACGACCTGGCGCACAGCTCGATCCGTTTCGGGCTGGGCCGCTTCAACACGGAAGCGGAGGTGGACTACGTGGCGGCACGCGTCATCGAGACGGTGAAGCGGCTGCGCGAGCTTTCGCCGCTGTACGAGATGGCCAAGGAAGGCATCGACCTGAAGCAAGTCAAGTGGGCGGCGGAGTAA
- a CDS encoding SUF system Fe-S cluster assembly regulator, producing MLKLTKKADYGLMAMRHLAEHTNEGALSAKDVAEAYGIPAELLAKILQKLVKAKLLQSSHGINGGYALARDPRNISAFEVIKAIDGPLFITSCVTSAGRECYQTDKCTVREPLRKVNESIQDVLSRITIWDMKEDPAKNNGSKKNGSEGVTVEELITLS from the coding sequence ATGCTGAAGCTGACCAAGAAGGCGGACTACGGGCTGATGGCGATGCGTCATCTCGCCGAGCACACGAACGAAGGTGCGCTCAGCGCCAAGGACGTGGCTGAGGCCTACGGCATCCCGGCGGAGCTTCTGGCCAAGATCCTGCAGAAGCTGGTGAAGGCGAAACTGCTCCAGTCCAGTCACGGCATCAACGGCGGATATGCTCTGGCACGCGACCCGCGGAACATCTCGGCATTCGAGGTCATCAAGGCCATCGACGGCCCGCTGTTCATCACCTCGTGCGTGACCTCAGCGGGACGCGAGTGCTACCAGACGGACAAGTGCACGGTGCGCGAACCGCTGCGCAAGGTGAACGAGAGCATCCAGGACGTCTTGAGCCGGATCACCATCTGGGACATGAAGGAAGACCCGGCAAAGAACAACGGCTCCAAGAAGAACGGTTCGGAGGGCGTGACGGTCGAGGAACTGATCACGCTGAGCTGA
- the iscU gene encoding Fe-S cluster assembly scaffold IscU: MAYSDKVLDHYTNPRNVGSMDKNSQEVGTGLVGAPECGDVMKLQIKVNPDTNVIEDAKFKTFGCGSAIASSSLATEWVKGKTVDEALAIKNTDIVRELSLPPVKIHCSVLAEDAIRAAITDWKKKNGVVSAQPVEKAAH, encoded by the coding sequence ATGGCATACAGCGATAAGGTCCTGGACCATTACACGAACCCGCGGAACGTGGGGTCGATGGACAAGAACAGCCAGGAAGTGGGCACCGGGCTGGTGGGCGCGCCGGAGTGCGGCGACGTGATGAAGCTGCAGATCAAGGTCAACCCGGACACCAACGTCATCGAGGACGCGAAGTTCAAGACCTTCGGCTGCGGTTCGGCGATCGCTTCGTCGTCGCTGGCCACCGAGTGGGTGAAGGGCAAGACGGTGGACGAGGCGCTGGCGATCAAGAACACCGACATCGTGCGCGAGCTGTCGCTGCCCCCGGTGAAGATCCACTGCTCGGTGCTGGCGGAGGACGCCATCCGCGCCGCCATCACTGACTGGAAGAAGAAGAACGGCGTAGTCTCGGCTCAGCCGGTGGAGAAGGCGGCGCACTAA
- a CDS encoding iron-sulfur cluster assembly accessory protein encodes MATETDNAVKTEAPAEQKPVTAAKGIQVTEKALARIRAAMAKENVDPAQGGLRLGVSGGGCSGLSYNIRFDTQPRERDRIFQFGDVRVFVDPKSYIYLHGMTLDYTETLMQQGFAFVNPNSQKSCGCGSSFSA; translated from the coding sequence ATGGCGACCGAGACCGACAACGCGGTGAAGACGGAAGCCCCGGCGGAGCAGAAGCCGGTGACTGCCGCCAAGGGCATCCAGGTGACGGAGAAGGCGCTGGCGCGCATCCGTGCCGCGATGGCCAAGGAGAACGTGGACCCGGCGCAGGGCGGCCTGCGGCTAGGCGTCTCCGGCGGCGGCTGCTCGGGGCTGAGCTACAACATCCGCTTCGACACCCAGCCGCGGGAGCGCGACCGCATCTTCCAGTTCGGCGACGTGCGTGTGTTCGTCGATCCCAAGTCCTACATTTACCTGCACGGGATGACGCTCGACTACACCGAGACGCTGATGCAGCAGGGATTCGCTTTCGTCAATCCCAACTCGCAGAAGTCGTGCGGCTGCGGGTCATCTTTTTCGGCCTGA